In a single window of the Mauremys reevesii isolate NIE-2019 linkage group 3, ASM1616193v1, whole genome shotgun sequence genome:
- the C3H1orf100 gene encoding uncharacterized protein C1orf100 homolog — MSCTAIRLRQFIDPTPYLPPGTVIRQGKDIQGFYPGQLGRVHKACMPETTPGPFIKLHPAPVQHEVETPYPHDFDNLTLQSYVLFQRTVKKAMNDWYKQTTYKEEFALPFYNMDLDEDKYTPRTDPGPLTIWRSIADPKNITCPCL, encoded by the exons ATGTCGTGCACAGCCATCAGACTACGTCAATTTATAGATCCTACACCCTACCTCCCTCCAGG CACTGTTATTCGTCAAGGAAAGGACATTCAAGGGTTCTATCCTGGGCAACTAGGACGGGTACATAAGGCATGCATGCCTGAAACAACTCCAGG ACCTTTCATAAAACTGCACCCAGCTCCAGTGCAGCATGAAGTTGAAACTCCGTACCCACATGACTTTGATAATTTAACTCTTCAGAGCTATGTCCTTTTTCAAAGGACAGTGAAGAAGGCAATGAATGACTGGTACAAGCAAACCACGTACAAAGAAGAATTTGCACTGCCATTTTACAATATGG ACCTTGATGAGGATAAATACACACCAAGAACTGATCCTGGACCACTGACAATCTGGAGAAGCATTGCTGATCCAAAAAATATAACCTGCCCTTGCTTGTGA